TTCACCATAGCTTATGGCTGCAGCTACCGTCATTATTCCTGTAATGATCCACACCACAATCAGCCAGTATCCGGATCCCAGATTCCTCATCATGTCCGCACTTACAATAAAGATCCCACTTCCGATCATGGATCCCATCACAAGCATAATGGCATCCCATAGTTTCAGTTTTTTTTGCATAGTCAAGTATAGGGGTCAAATATAATCAAATCTGTCTTCGATTTTGAATTTTATTGAAAATTCCTTAAAACAGCTGTTTTTTGTCATTTTTTATTCCTTTATGATTCAATTTTAATTAGTATTTTTGGGAAAAATATTAAACATGAAATTTAAAGCGATATTATTTACAGCAGCTTTAACAGCTTCTTCATTAGCATTTGCCCAGTCTGGTCCTCCGGAAGGGAAAGCTTTGGTAGGTGATACATACGGAGATCAGGTAAATTCTTCTGCTGAATCCAAAGCCATCACAGTAGAAAAACTGACTAAGCAGCTTAAAAAAGATAACAAAAAAGTTGAAAATGTATCTGTTAAAGGAAAAGTAACCGATGTATGTGATAAAAAAGGATGCTGGCTTACCATCCAGACAGAAGACAATTCTAAGTTTTTTGTAAAAATGAAAGACTATGCTTTCTTCGTACCTACAGCCTTAAAAGGGAAAAACGTTGTGTTAGAAGGAAATGCAGAAAGAAAAGTAACTTCTGTAAACGAACAGAAACACTATGCAGAAGATGCTAAGAAGCCTCAATCTGAAATTGATGCGATTACACAGCCTAAGGAAGAGATCAGGTTTGTTGCTAATGGTATTAAAGTGGTTAACTAAGCTTTAATCATTGAATAAAATCTAAATTTTATATTTCCAAAGTTAGGTTTTGGCTAAAGCCATATGAATTTTTATTTAAATTAAATGGGCTAAAGCCCATTCCTATTGAATATAAACTTTTAGAAATTAGATAAAAAAATAAAATCGGCTGTCCTTTGGGACAGCCGATTTTATTAGTCTTCAATTTTAAAATCTACAACAGCATCCAGTTTCGGATATTTAGTTGCAGAAATAAATTTCTTTCCGGTACAGTCTATTTCCAGCCAGCCTTTTCTCTGTTTTACATCCCCTGCTTCCATTACGAAAGGAATAAATGAGATTTCACTTTTTCCTTCTTCTTTTATTTCTCTAAACTGAACTGCTATGTCCAAAATACATTCATGTTCTGTGTTCAGTTTTACATTTCTGTAAATAATATCATAATGCGTTTCTTTATTCTCAGGAATTTCAAGATAATTTTCCCATCCAGTACTATTAGAGTTCAGTTCACTGATTGCTTTCAAAGCATAATAAAGAGCAATTGTATAATACTTTCTTGTACCTGTTCTGGTATAATCATCCACAAAATGTCCGCCTTCAAATAGAATTGTAGGCATTCCGGCTTTTATAAAGTTATCTCCTGTAGAAGTCGGATAGAATTCATCAGAATATCTTCCAATCTGATGAGGGATCATTTCCTTTAAATGATTGTATACACTTCCGATCACAGCCATACATTTCTTTCTATTTTCTGTAACAGTACGTTCTACATTTTCGGAAGGTGCCAAAAAGGAAAGAGTGGCAGGATGAATACCATCGGTTGTAAAGATGGTTCTCTGCTCATGAAGATTTAGTGCATAATCATACTTTTTAGAAGCAACAGCTTTTTTCAGAAATTTAATCTCCTTACTAGCCTCATTATGAAAATCTCTGTTAAGATCAATATCAGCTGCATTCAGTCTGGTCCATCTCTCCGATCCGTCCGGATTCAGCATGAATATAAAATCCAGTTTTATTTTACTGAATAAATCCTTTTTCATTTCAGGAGCTTTATCAAGGCTCACCAAAAGATCAAGCATGGCATGAGTAGCATTGGATTCATTGCCGTGCATTTGTGACCAGGCCAATACATTAATGTTTCCGGTTCCGACGCTTAGCTGATAAATAGGTTTATCTAAATACGATCTTCCGATCTCCTGAATATAATCGCTGAGATTGTTCTGTAGGTAAGAAAATAATTTTTCAGGGGAAATATAGCGATTTGAGAAATCGGGGTTTTGAGAATAGATCTGTTCAAAATTCATTTTGGGAATTGTTTACAAGATTCAAATTTAGCCATTTTTAGGCAAAAACTTAAATTAACATTTGTAAATATTGCAAAAATGTACAAATTTACATTTGACATTAGTTTTGAAATTTGTTTACAATATTTAAATCCTGTCCTTTTTGAGGTTTAGAGATCGATTAACACCTGTAACATTGTTAAACACCATCAAAAGACAAATTGTCTGTGGATAAAATTGTGGATTGCGAATAATTTAATACTATATATTTAAATAATTAAAAGTCAGTAAGTTATAAAGCTTATCTAAATACTATTTGCAATGGTACTTTAAGGCTTAAAAAAGCCGTTTTTTACCATTTGAGGGGTATTTTATTAAACATAAAAATTGTGGAAAACTTAGATATTTACCGTTGTATACATTTGTAAAGTGTATTATGAATCAGATTGGACTCCTTATTTTTAATCCATTCGCTTATTTTTGAACCATTTTAGTTCACCATAAAAATAGTTGCTTAACAGAAATACTAATTCTCTACTATTACTCCATTATATTGGCTTAAATAGTGTATTTATATCAGTAATTTACCTATGTAACATCTTTAAAATAGCCTTTATATGGCTTTAATTTGATATTTATTGAAATAGATTGCTCAGGAAATAGATTTATAGACGTTAATAATGTAAATAGGGAAAAGGAAGTGGTTTAAGGGACAAAATAAGCTGTGAAAAAGCAAAAATTTACATTATTAAACTAATATTTTGGGAAAAAGAAGGTCAAATAATAAGGTCTGGATGCCTATTCCTAAATCTTATAGCAGCCTCATATAATTATTAAATACAATTGTAATTTAACTATAATGCATTGATTGATAATATTTTAATTTCATGTTACAAATGTATACTGAAAATATTCATACTTATTTACATTTGTATTTTGCATTTGTAAATTATATGAGTTACATTTGTAAAATAATTAAAGGCTTATTTTTATGAGTTTAAATGAAAGAATTTCCAAAATTATAGAGTATTCCAATCTGACACCTTCTGAGTTTGCTGATGAGATTGACGTACAGCGTTCATCTATTTCGCATATTACTTCAGGAAGAAACAAGCCGTCTCTTGAGTTTATCATAAAAATAAAATCCCGTTTCCCGGAACTTCTTTGGGACTGGCTGGTTACTGGAGAAGGTGAGATGCTGAAATCCCAACTGCCGGAAACCGAAATTAGCGAAGATCATATAGAGGAAGAGAAAATAAAAACAACTCCACTACCCGACCTTTTCACCATGATGAATGATGATGATGAATTTGGAAGTGATGAAACAGAAATAGAAACTCCAAAACCAAGTCCTGGAGAATCGTTTATACCGACCCAAGATAAGACGCCTGAAAAAATATCAGATTCTCAGCGATTAGAAAATACCAGCGATCAATTATTAGGACAACTATTTGGTAATCAACAAAGTAAAATAAAGCGTATTGTTTTGTTCTACGAAAACGGAAAATTCGAAAGTTTTGAGCCTTAAAAAAACCTGATCAAAGAAAATGATCAGGTTAAAAAATATTTGAAGAAGAAAACTAAAGCTATTGCTTTATTTTATTTTTAAAAATTTTGACGGGCATCAGATGATGGAATTTTATCTTACTCCCATGCTATATTTTTATAATTTCGGTTATTTATAAGGGTAATATTATTGATTTTCGTATTGATGAAGTTCTGTCTTATGACGGAATTGTAACAGTAAATGAAAATATTATTATACGTTAGTTTTTATGGCTCTATCAAATATAAATATTTAAAATCAAATCAGCAATAAAAATAAGATTATTTTAACATATGATTAACCCACAAGACAATTGTGTTGATTATTACTAATCTCCCATAAAATTTCCCCCTATTAATTCCAACAAAAAAGACCTGCAAAATTGCAGGCCTGATAGATTTATTGAAAACAATATTATTATTTCTTTCTTCTTTCAAGTTCTTTTTTAATCAGTCCAAGCTCTCTCCCGGTTTGTCCGGCCACAGAGGTGTTTTCCTGAGCTCTTCTCGTCAAATAAGGAACAACATCCTTTACAGGTCCGTATGGAAGATATTTAGCTACATTATAGCCTTTATCTGACAAATAGAAAGTAATATTATCACTCATTCCGTAAAGCTGTCCGAAATAAACATGTGGATTCCCGTTTTCAAGAGATTTTGCTTTCATTTTATCCATAATCAATTCAGAAGAGATTTCGTTATGGGTTCCGAAAAACGCTGAAACCTTATCCAAATGATCCATTACAAAGTCAATTCCTGCATTGTAATTTTTATCTGAAGCCTCTTTAGTAGGTTGGATAGGATCTGCATATCCTTTTTCCGCAGCTCTGGCTCTTTCTTTCTCCATGTAAGCACCACGCACAATTTTGTAACCGATGAAGTAGTTCTTCTCTCTTGCTCTCTGAAGATGAGCTTCCATATATTCCAGCCTTCCGGTTCTGTACATCTGGATGGTATTCCAAACGATAGGCTTTTGCTGGTTATATTTCTCCATCATCTCTTCGCAAAGGTGATCTGCTGCATCCTGCATCCAGGTTTCTTCAGCATCTACCATTACTTTTTTATCATGCTCGTGGCAAAGACTGCAAACTTCATCAAATCTTTTCACTACTCTTTCCCATTCTTCTTTCTGGCTTGTAGTAAGCTCTGCACCTTTTCCAACAGCTTCATATAAATCAATTCTTCCGAAAGCAGTAGGTTTAAATACAATAAAAGGGATTGCCGGATTTCCTACTGAGAATCTTACAATATCCTTAATTTCTTTGCAAACAGCATCAAAAGTTTCCTCATCTTCTTTCCCTTCAATAGAATAATCGAAAATACTTCCAACTCCTCTTTTAAACAGCTGCTTTACAACTTTCATACTTTCTTCACGGGTTTCTCCACCACAGAACTGTGCAAATAAGGTATTTTTTACAATTCCGGTAACGAAAGGAAAGTTGTTGTGTACTGTGAAATTCAGAACAGATGTTCCAAGGCTTGTAAGAGCGGGCTGTTCAATCATTTTAAACATCCAGTAAGCCTTTCTCAATTGTGCATCAGACTTGTCTGCAAATGCAATTTTAGTATCATTAAAAATGGGCATTCCTATTTATTAAATTTAGTTATGCAAAGGTAATAATAACCTCAGTTTATTTAAAGAATTTTTTTTACAATTTATGTTCTATTCCGTTTAAAAGCATTGCTATGATTCCAACGAAAACCCAAAATCGTAATACATTCAATGTGAAGAAGTTAGTTCTTCTCGATGCGTTTAAAAGAAGGTAAATACAAAGTATCATTACAAAAAGTCCTCCTGCAAAATAATAAGCCATGAACCCTGTAATACCAGTTTTTGTAATGATATTCATAGAAACTGCCATGGTAACTGCTAATAAAGAGGTCAGAATAATTTTTGTATTCCGGCTTTTAAAATAATTGGGAATTGTAGTATATCCAAATGCTTTATCTACACTTCTGGTAAGGGTATCTTTCACAATATCAATACACAAAAGGATAAGAAATAGAAAAACAGCCATCAGGAAAACCTTTTTTGAAAAGGTTTCATAGTACACCATCATTCCAAAGAACGGATACAGGGTGAGGCTGACAAAAGTAAGGTTATTTAAGATCAGTATTCGGCTCAGTTTATGGCTGTAAAACCACATAAAGAACTGATATACAACAAAAAAAACAAATACATTATGAGAAATCATCCAGGCTACTCCTAAAGAAATAACACTGAGTGCCAGATAGGCATATAGAAAATATTTCTGTTTGATGAAGCTCTGAACTCTGGTTCTGAAAGGTTTTACTACATGATCTTTCTCCAGATCATAGAATTGGTTGATAATGCCACCCGCAAGAATGGTAAGGACGGTACAAAAAATAATACCATGTACTTTGAAATCGAATACGAATTTTCTGAAAGATTCATCCTGATTGAACAGGAAAAAAGTAGAAACATAGAGCGCAAATGTCAACAAAGCAGCCACAAAAAAGCGTGCTCCGAGTAAAAACCCAACGAATTGCGAAAATCTGTAAAATAAAGATTTTGAGATATAGTTTTTAGATTGGAAAGTTTCTTTTTCAGAATTCATTCCAATCTATTTAAAATCTGTAAATCACTTCTTTTTGGAAGCCTTCAAGCATTTTTTCTGCTTTTGCGTAGTCTTTGGTAAATCCTAAGATGTAACCACCTCCACCGCTTCCACACAGTTTCAGATAATAGGCATTAGAATCCAGTCCTTTTTTCCAGATATTAAAAATACTTTCAGGAATCATAGGGCGGAAATGTTCATACGCCCAGTGAGAAAGCTTTTTAAGATTTCTGAAGAATGGATTCATGTCTTTTTTAAGGAAAGATTCAATACACGCATTATTGTAACGGATAAACTCTTCCTTCAGGGTTTTACGGAAACCTTCTGTTTTCATTTTCTCAAAGAAAATTTGAATCATGGGCCCGGTTTCACCCGTTATTCCTGAATCAATCAGAAAAATTGCCCCTTTTCCTTCTTCTCCTTCGGGAATATTTACCCTGTCTAAATTTTCTTTATTTTCAATGAGAATTGGCAGATTCATGTAACAGATCAATGGATCCATTCCTGAACTTTTCCCATGGAAATAGCTTTCCATTTCTCCAAAAACAGCTTTTAATTTCTTAAGATTATCTTTTGAGATATTCTCAGGATTAAGTTTACTGACTGAATATTTTTCGAAAATAGCAGCTACCAAAGCTCCGGAACTTCCTACTCCATATCCTTGAGGAATATTGGAATCAAAGAAAAGTCCGTTTGAAATATCATTTTTGAAGCTCTCAATATCCAACTTAAAATCATCGGAAAGATCAAGGGCTGTAAGAAAGTCTGAATATTTCTGCAGATGTCTGTTGGAATTAAGTTCAAATTCAGAACTTAAATCTGAAAATTTTAAAGTTCCCTTATAGAAACTGTAAGGTACTACAAGTCCCTGGGAATCTTCAATCATTCCATATTCTCCAAACAGAATTATTTTTGCATAAAATAAAGGGTTGGTCATATTGACAATAAATCTTTTTGCAAAGTTAAAAATTATTCCGCTGAATATAAGCAAAACTCAGACCGAAATATGAGTTATTTAAGTTTACAGCATTCTTTTACCGATTAAAAGTAAGAAAAAAGCCTGAGAATATCAGGCTTTTATAATAAATTTATTTAGAAATTACTGTTTGATCAATTTTTTGTTGATTGTCTGCTTCTCTGTTTCAATGCTAATGACATAATTCCCTGTTTGTATGGAAGATAGATTGATCTCTGTTTTACTTCCTTTCAGAGAAGAAGCTGATGTTACCAATCTTCCCGCTTCATCAAACATTTTATAGGATTTTAAATTTTCTTTGGATGAAATGATGATCATTGTTTTTGCCGGATTCGGGTAAATTGAAACGGTATTGTTATTTGTTTCAATATCTTCAACTCCTAAAAACTTGCATAAAAATCCGGCATTCCATCCGTTTGCTGTACCTGATTCATTGGAGAAAAACTCAACGGTAATAGCTCCGGTAGGATCTGTAGATACAAATGGCCCGGGAACCAAAGAACCCGTAAGATTATTTCCATTCGGAAACAATGGAGATCCGGCTGTAGGTCCATTATATACATACATATAGTCTTTAAAACTTTCTAAATTAAATTCACTGAAATGCAATGTCAGTTTGGAATTGGAAAGTGGGTAAAAAGTTTTGGTTAACTTTTCGTTGTTACTATACCCTCCGGAAAGACCTCCGGAATCTGTAAACCGTACCCCAGAACACCAGTTTCCATCTGTTAAAAATGTTCTGTGTTTCTGAAATGCCAATGGACCTGAGCATTCGCTTCCTACAAATAAATTGTAATACGTGTTCGGTTCAAGATTGTTTATTATAAAGCTATTAGAATTAGTAGTTCCTGATTGTACAACTGTGCCGTCAATTTTACAAAGTCTGTATCTCCAGGATGACAGACTTCCATCCATAATAAAAATATTTGCTGAGTTTTGAGTTACATCAGAAACACTGACATCCAGTACGGTAATCTCACATGAAGAAGTACAGTTTGTTCCAAGACAAGATTTAGAATTAATGATACTTCTTATAAGTTCTGCAGGTTGTGCCCCAAAACCATTACTAAAATTGATTCCAGTTCCGGCAACTAAATGACAATAGCTCATTATGGTTCCTCCTGAGCTTCCCGGAATTGGTCCGGGACATGTACTGCCTTGAGATCCGGCCTGAGCTCCACATCCATCAATAGCAGTATTATTACCATTCCATGCACAGGCGTGGGTATGGGGAGACCCTAAGCCATGTCCCATTTCATGGGCAATTATAAAAATATTCCAGGAAAACAATGGAAACTGTTCATAATATGAACGAACAGGAGAAAAGCAATATTTCAAATCTGAGCAAAGTGAATTCAGATAGGCTACGCCTGTACTTGAAGGTGAAACTATTAAACTGGCAATATCTCCGTTAAACAGAGGTCTGTTATTGCTAAACATTGCTAAATTCGCATCATGTCCTCCTGTATAAGGATCTGGGGTTGTCCAGACATAAATTTCACTTAAAGATATCCGGATATCATCATTAAAATATAATGTTTCGACATTATTATGCATAGCAGTCATCCAATTAACGGTGGATGTTACATTAAAACCATTATTTTCGTAAGGTTTATATCCTACTTCATAATAAGTCCTTACGCAATTATCAGTTATTGTCTTTTGGGTAAGCTGATCAGGCTGAAGAGAGTTTTTTTGCCCTTTGTTTCCCATTATTTCATCTGCCTCGCAAACAAAACTGTTTTGTACTGTTAGTTTATTTTCTGAATAACTTACAAAATCTTCGGAGTCTTTAAGCTTACCAATAACAACATTCCCCAGAGCAGGAGTTGAAATAACTCCGACAATATCATTGTCAAAAAAACTAAAAGCTGCAAGAGATTCATCATTCCCTTTCACAATACCCCGATAATAGATTCCCGGCTTGTAAGAAACCCGTTCATCTTTTTTAGTTTTTACATTAAAACCATCAGCAAAAATTGATTTTTTATATAACTGAACTGTTATTTCTTTATTTCCATCAAAAGGAAAAGATACTTCAAGAAACTCAGGGCTCTCAAGCATCAGTTTTTTAAGCTGAGCCTGATCAAGTTTAAAAATAGCTGCATCGGTTGCTATCCTCTTAAGATCAGACAAATCACCTGTATTTTTCAGATCAAATAAGCCATAGGTATGGCTACGAACCTTTAATTTTTCATACTCATGGATTTTGCGAGCTAAAGGTTTTAAATTTTGGGCAATACAAAAGATACCCCATAAAAAGGAGCTGAATAAAAGGAGTTTTCGCATTATTAATTTTTTTATTAAAAATACTACAAATACTTTAATTTTCACTAAAACAATCATGAAACATAAAAAAACCATAACAAAATATCTGCTATGGTTTAAATATGCATTCTTTTTTTATTATTAATTATTGTTTGATCAGCTTTTTGTTGATTGTCTGCTTCTCTGTTTCAATGCTAATGACATAATTTCCTGTTTGTATGGAAGATAGATTGATCTCTGTTTTACTTCCTTTCAGAGAAGAAGCTGATGTCA
This region of Chryseobacterium culicis genomic DNA includes:
- a CDS encoding DUF4920 domain-containing protein gives rise to the protein MKFKAILFTAALTASSLAFAQSGPPEGKALVGDTYGDQVNSSAESKAITVEKLTKQLKKDNKKVENVSVKGKVTDVCDKKGCWLTIQTEDNSKFFVKMKDYAFFVPTALKGKNVVLEGNAERKVTSVNEQKHYAEDAKKPQSEIDAITQPKEEIRFVANGIKVVN
- a CDS encoding helix-turn-helix domain-containing protein, with amino-acid sequence MSLNERISKIIEYSNLTPSEFADEIDVQRSSISHITSGRNKPSLEFIIKIKSRFPELLWDWLVTGEGEMLKSQLPETEISEDHIEEEKIKTTPLPDLFTMMNDDDEFGSDETEIETPKPSPGESFIPTQDKTPEKISDSQRLENTSDQLLGQLFGNQQSKIKRIVLFYENGKFESFEP
- a CDS encoding UbiA family prenyltransferase, coding for MNSEKETFQSKNYISKSLFYRFSQFVGFLLGARFFVAALLTFALYVSTFFLFNQDESFRKFVFDFKVHGIIFCTVLTILAGGIINQFYDLEKDHVVKPFRTRVQSFIKQKYFLYAYLALSVISLGVAWMISHNVFVFFVVYQFFMWFYSHKLSRILILNNLTFVSLTLYPFFGMMVYYETFSKKVFLMAVFLFLILLCIDIVKDTLTRSVDKAFGYTTIPNYFKSRNTKIILTSLLAVTMAVSMNIITKTGITGFMAYYFAGGLFVMILCIYLLLNASRRTNFFTLNVLRFWVFVGIIAMLLNGIEHKL
- a CDS encoding mevalonate kinase, whose amino-acid sequence is MTNPLFYAKIILFGEYGMIEDSQGLVVPYSFYKGTLKFSDLSSEFELNSNRHLQKYSDFLTALDLSDDFKLDIESFKNDISNGLFFDSNIPQGYGVGSSGALVAAIFEKYSVSKLNPENISKDNLKKLKAVFGEMESYFHGKSSGMDPLICYMNLPILIENKENLDRVNIPEGEEGKGAIFLIDSGITGETGPMIQIFFEKMKTEGFRKTLKEEFIRYNNACIESFLKKDMNPFFRNLKKLSHWAYEHFRPMIPESIFNIWKKGLDSNAYYLKLCGSGGGGYILGFTKDYAKAEKMLEGFQKEVIYRF
- a CDS encoding M14 family zinc carboxypeptidase — encoded protein: MNFEQIYSQNPDFSNRYISPEKLFSYLQNNLSDYIQEIGRSYLDKPIYQLSVGTGNINVLAWSQMHGNESNATHAMLDLLVSLDKAPEMKKDLFSKIKLDFIFMLNPDGSERWTRLNAADIDLNRDFHNEASKEIKFLKKAVASKKYDYALNLHEQRTIFTTDGIHPATLSFLAPSENVERTVTENRKKCMAVIGSVYNHLKEMIPHQIGRYSDEFYPTSTGDNFIKAGMPTILFEGGHFVDDYTRTGTRKYYTIALYYALKAISELNSNSTGWENYLEIPENKETHYDIIYRNVKLNTEHECILDIAVQFREIKEEGKSEISFIPFVMEAGDVKQRKGWLEIDCTGKKFISATKYPKLDAVVDFKIED
- a CDS encoding M12 family metallo-peptidase, with the translated sequence MRKLLLFSSFLWGIFCIAQNLKPLARKIHEYEKLKVRSHTYGLFDLKNTGDLSDLKRIATDAAIFKLDQAQLKKLMLESPEFLEVSFPFDGNKEITVQLYKKSIFADGFNVKTKKDERVSYKPGIYYRGIVKGNDESLAAFSFFDNDIVGVISTPALGNVVIGKLKDSEDFVSYSENKLTVQNSFVCEADEIMGNKGQKNSLQPDQLTQKTITDNCVRTYYEVGYKPYENNGFNVTSTVNWMTAMHNNVETLYFNDDIRISLSEIYVWTTPDPYTGGHDANLAMFSNNRPLFNGDIASLIVSPSSTGVAYLNSLCSDLKYCFSPVRSYYEQFPLFSWNIFIIAHEMGHGLGSPHTHACAWNGNNTAIDGCGAQAGSQGSTCPGPIPGSSGGTIMSYCHLVAGTGINFSNGFGAQPAELIRSIINSKSCLGTNCTSSCEITVLDVSVSDVTQNSANIFIMDGSLSSWRYRLCKIDGTVVQSGTTNSNSFIINNLEPNTYYNLFVGSECSGPLAFQKHRTFLTDGNWCSGVRFTDSGGLSGGYSNNEKLTKTFYPLSNSKLTLHFSEFNLESFKDYMYVYNGPTAGSPLFPNGNNLTGSLVPGPFVSTDPTGAITVEFFSNESGTANGWNAGFLCKFLGVEDIETNNNTVSIYPNPAKTMIIISSKENLKSYKMFDEAGRLVTSASSLKGSKTEINLSSIQTGNYVISIETEKQTINKKLIKQ
- a CDS encoding proline dehydrogenase family protein, giving the protein MPIFNDTKIAFADKSDAQLRKAYWMFKMIEQPALTSLGTSVLNFTVHNNFPFVTGIVKNTLFAQFCGGETREESMKVVKQLFKRGVGSIFDYSIEGKEDEETFDAVCKEIKDIVRFSVGNPAIPFIVFKPTAFGRIDLYEAVGKGAELTTSQKEEWERVVKRFDEVCSLCHEHDKKVMVDAEETWMQDAADHLCEEMMEKYNQQKPIVWNTIQMYRTGRLEYMEAHLQRAREKNYFIGYKIVRGAYMEKERARAAEKGYADPIQPTKEASDKNYNAGIDFVMDHLDKVSAFFGTHNEISSELIMDKMKAKSLENGNPHVYFGQLYGMSDNITFYLSDKGYNVAKYLPYGPVKDVVPYLTRRAQENTSVAGQTGRELGLIKKELERRKK